One Pieris napi chromosome 22, ilPieNapi1.2, whole genome shotgun sequence genomic region harbors:
- the LOC125060746 gene encoding ATPase family AAA domain-containing protein 2-like isoform X1, which produces MVKTRRSNGENGEVEDENYSPNEAASVSDEKASNWSQRELRSSHIKVKRKIQRWPTKYNRSRLRAIKMPRIMFPESDTEPEKYSRRSRQVRVFFTEGNDTPNRSMKIRRNGGVRKNYGEDSEDKPIQQNVRRSCRKRKLLHHNFNESWITNELKVKGYPDLYGFPTTTSSSDEFTSGDEARVNKRKLNQSRRSTAPPITDEDTQLSRQRRTSGRGKNIKDASGSESEHENNQTVIEKKPPEPVKSEEKMDTSDTRVKEEEKETKETENNEDSDSNQQKPVRGARGKGRTQQKKDSQQESVSETSSSESGSELAFRPRRSKRTRKPKPAFVQITPRQTRGRGNSFTIRKKPYSLRERNPKLLRRKTIRSQSPSSSSSTSSTSSDTEELNVSMKNKTKGRQKTRSTDDKKTDRALRDIQPIEVDGSVRFSSVGGLEEHIKCLREMVLFPLMYPDLFQKFKTRPAKGVLFHGPPGTGKTLLARALANECSLLGGRKVAFFMRKGADCLKKWVGESERHLKLLFQQANKMKPSIIFFDEIDALAPVRSVRQEQVHTSVVGTLLAEMDGVCERGEVVVIGATNRLDAVDPALRRAGRFDRELHFPPPHAPARRDILEIYTRDWTPRPNDDTLNYIAEVTNGYGGSDLKALCSEAVLKALRRVYPQVYESEHALVIDPKNIEVTQTDLETAMDGLVAAGSRSSPASARRLPHYCRPLFSVQVQSAANLLPPMDNNRLKELQPSNVLLISGECADTHIAPALLAELENLTVKELSLATLHSALAFTQEQALISLFSECRRADRGCVLFIRGILEVWEALRGPGTALLVQMWRAKAAGDNTLLLATTRHCDLPDELREIFPDYKDCIYRVREPNANEVINFFKPIITEIPLHPPILENNEPPPPLPRAPPPPPPRESKEEISRRKRKEDYKLRELRIFLRDICRKLASNRRFYKFTKPVDLEEVTDYLEIIKQPMDLETMMTKVDMHKYNCAKEFLDDVDLICANALEYNPDKARGVCRTSSDKQIRHEACSLRDHAHALIDVEMDSDFELECQEIARRRQEDGNNDTDLPDFIYTATTLPGFDSSHNDSKSMRTPQNGEKSESQSAKRKRRRINAWSKGLLAKRPRTSQKNFKDSPTAITDEECKENKPITSTPLPNGDASSSCSEDDVPLRRPADDSLQLAHTDNSLISTPKTSEKITKSSPKKRNSGQDASSGDAEKLLINKTELDNILYKNAKSLRAIGFEALLDLYSQLNHTIQLYSDKYDRTKLPHELHNVVTRYIQLAKK; this is translated from the exons ATGGTTAAAACCAGACGTAGTAACGGAGAGAACGGGGAGGTTGAGGATGAAAATTACTCCCCAAACGAAGCTGCCAGTGTATCAGATGAGAAG GCCTCCAATTGGTCTCAGAGGGAATTAAGAAGTAGTCATATTAAAGTTAAGAGGAAGATACAACGTTGGCCAACAAagt ATAACCGGAGTAGGCTCCGAGCCATTAAGATGCCTCGCATCATGTTTCCAGAGAGCGATACTGAGCCAGAGAAATACTCCAGAAG ATCACGTCAGGTGCGTGTATTTTTTACCGAGGGCAATGACACTCCGAATAGGAGTATGAAAATAAGAAGAAATGGTGGTGTGCGTAAAAATTATGGTGAAGATAGTGAAGACAAACCGATACAGCAAA atgTGCGTCGTAGTTGCCGTAAGCGGAAATTATTGCACCACAATTTCAATGAGAGCTGGATCACAAATGAATTGAAAGTGAAAGGATATCCTGACCTCTATGGGTTTCCTACAACAACCAGTTCATCTGATGAATTCACTTCGGGTGATGAGGCTCGGGTTAATAAGAGGAAATTG AATCAGTCAAGAAGATCTACCGCACCACCAATAACAGATGAAGATACACAGTTGTCTCGACAGCGGAGAACGTCGGGTAGAGGCAAAAATATTAAG GATGCATCCGGATCTGAATCAGAACATGAGAATAATCAAACCGTTATTGAGAAAAAGCCGCCAGAGCCAGTTAAATCAGAAGAGAAGATGGATACGTCAGACACTCGGGTTAAAGAAGAGGAGAAGGAGACGAAAGAGACTGAAAACAATGAGGATAGTGATAG CAATCAACAAAAACCAGTCCGTGGTGCTCGCGGTAAAGGAAGAACACAGCAGAAGAAAGATAGTCAGCAAGAGTCtg TATCGGAAACATCGTCATCTGAGTCCGGTAGTGAGTTAGCGTTCCGGCCACGACGTTCGAAGCGCACGCGCAAGCCCAAACCAGCTTTCGTTCAAATAACACCGCGACAGACACGCGGACGAG GTAATTCATTTACAATAAGAAAAAAACCGTATTCATTAAGAGAGAGAAATCCGAAATTGTTACGTAGGAAAACGATACGAT ctCAGTCACCTTCGTCGAGTAGTAGCACTAGCAGCACCAGCTCTGATACGGAAGAACTCAACGTGTCCATGAAGAATAAGACTAAGGGGAG ACAAAAGACAAGGTCCACGGATGATAAGAAGACTGACAGAGCTCTAAGAGATATCCAGCCTATTGAAGTAGATGGTAGCGTGCGCTTTTCATCG GTTGGAGGCCTAGAAGAACACATAAAATGCCTCCGGGAAATGGTTCTATTTCCCCTCATGTATCCAGATTTATTCCAAAAGTTCAAAACGCGGCCGGCGAAGGGCGTTCTGTTCCATGGACCACCTGGAACAGGCAAAACGCTTTTAGCAAGAGCTCTAGCAAATGAATGCAGCCTTCTGGGGGGAAGAAAAGTTGCGTTTTTTATGCGAAAAGGCGCTGACTGTTTGAAGAAGTGGGTTGGAGAGAGTGAGAGGCATTTGAAGCTTTTGTTTCAACAG GCGAACAAGATGAAGCCATCGATAATATTCTTCGACGAGATAGACGCGTTGGCTCCAGTACGAAGTGTCAGACAGGAACAAGTGCATACAAGTGTTGTGGGGACTTTATTGGCTGAAATGGACGGAGTTTGTGAGAG AGGTGAGGTGGTAGTAATAGGAGCAACTAACCGACTGGATGCGGTCGACCCCGCTTTACGTCGCGCGGGTCGTTTTGATCGAGAATTGCATTTCCCTCCGCCCCATGCGCCAGCTAGACGGGACATATTGGAGATATACACGAGAGATTGGACCCCACGACCCAACGATGACACTTTGAACTATATCGCAGAGGTCACTAATGGATATGGAG gTTCAGATTTGAAAGCGTTATGTTCTGAAGCAGTCCTAAAGGCTTTGAGAAGAGTATATCCGCAGGTGTATGAGAGCGAACACGCTCTGGTCATTGATCCCAAAAAT ATAGAAGTAACTCAAACAGACTTAGAAACAGCAATGGACGGTTTAGTGGCGGCTGGCTCCAGAAGCAGTCCCGCATCAGCTCGTCGTTTGCCCCATTACTGTCGGCCGTTGTTCTCGGTGCAAGTACAAAGTGCGGCTAATCTACTGCCTCCTATGGATAACAACAG gttAAAAGAGCTGCAACCTTCGAACGTGTTGTTAATAAGTGGGGAATGTGCGGACACACACATCGCTCCCGCGTTGCTTGCGGAGTTGGAAAATCTCACAGTTAAAGAATTAAGTCTGGCAACACTGCATTCAGCGCTTGCCTTCACGCAGGAACAGGCGCTTATTTct CTGTTCTCGGAATGTCGTCGTGCTGACCGCGGCTGTGTTCTCTTCATCCGGGGTATTTTAGAAGTGTGGGAGGCCTTACGAGGTCCCGGAACAGCTCTGTTGGTGCAGATGTGGAGGGCGAAGGCAGCTGGAGATAACACGTTGTTACTGGCCACTACTAGGCATTGTGATTTGCCTGATGAG cTTCGTGAAATATTCCCCGACTACAAAGACTGTATATACAGAGTGCGAGAGCCAAACGCGAATGAAGTTATCAACTTTTTTAAACCAATTATAACTGAGATTCCCTTACATCCGCCAATTCTCGAAAATAATGAGCCGCCGCCTCCGTTGCCTCGAG CTCCGCCCCCTCCACCGCCCAGAGAGAGTAAAGAAGAGATATCTAGAAGGAAGAGAAAGGAGGATTATAAGTTGCGGGAATTAAGGATATTTCTACGAGATATTTGCAGGAAACTAGCGTCGAATAGGCGGTTTTATAAGTTTACCAAACCTGTGGATTTAGAagag gTGACAGATTACTTGGAAATAATCAAACAGCCAATGGACCTCGAGACTATGATGACCAAAGTCGACATGCACAAATACAACTGCGCCAAGGAGTTCCTTGACGATGTCGACCTCATTTGTGCCAATGCTCTTGAGTATAATCCCGATAA GGCTAGAGGGGTTTGTAG GACATCATCAGATAAGCAGATACGCCACGAGGCGTGTTCGTTACGCGATCACGCGCACGCGTTGATAGACGTAGAAATGGACAGTGATTTTGAGTTGGAGTGCCAGGAAATTGCGAGACGGAGGCAGGAAGATGGCAATAATGACACGGACTTACCAGATTTCATATATACAGCTACTACTTTGC CCGGTTTCGATTCATCCCACAATGACAGCAAATCTATGCGGACTCCGCAAAATGGAGAAAAGAGCGAATCGCAAAGCGCGAAGCGTAAAAGAAGACGGATTAATGCGTGGTCCAAGGGATTGCTGGCTAAACGACCAAGGACCTCACAAAAG AATTTCAAAGACAGTCCTACTGCGATAACAGACGAGGAATGCAAAGAGAACAAACCGATCACTTCCACTCCTCTGCCCAATGGAGACGCGTCCTCTTCGTGCTCTGAAGATGACGTGCCTCTGCGAAGGCCTGCTGATGACTCACTGCAGTTGGCGCATACTGATAACTCTTTGATCAG
- the LOC125060746 gene encoding ATPase family AAA domain-containing protein 2-like isoform X4 translates to MPRIMFPESDTEPEKYSRRSRQVRVFFTEGNDTPNRSMKIRRNGGVRKNYGEDSEDKPIQQNVRRSCRKRKLLHHNFNESWITNELKVKGYPDLYGFPTTTSSSDEFTSGDEARVNKRKLNQSRRSTAPPITDEDTQLSRQRRTSGRGKNIKDASGSESEHENNQTVIEKKPPEPVKSEEKMDTSDTRVKEEEKETKETENNEDSDSNQQKPVRGARGKGRTQQKKDSQQESVSETSSSESGSELAFRPRRSKRTRKPKPAFVQITPRQTRGRGNSFTIRKKPYSLRERNPKLLRRKTIRSQSPSSSSSTSSTSSDTEELNVSMKNKTKGRQKTRSTDDKKTDRALRDIQPIEVDGSVRFSSVGGLEEHIKCLREMVLFPLMYPDLFQKFKTRPAKGVLFHGPPGTGKTLLARALANECSLLGGRKVAFFMRKGADCLKKWVGESERHLKLLFQQANKMKPSIIFFDEIDALAPVRSVRQEQVHTSVVGTLLAEMDGVCERGEVVVIGATNRLDAVDPALRRAGRFDRELHFPPPHAPARRDILEIYTRDWTPRPNDDTLNYIAEVTNGYGGSDLKALCSEAVLKALRRVYPQVYESEHALVIDPKNIEVTQTDLETAMDGLVAAGSRSSPASARRLPHYCRPLFSVQVQSAANLLPPMDNNRLKELQPSNVLLISGECADTHIAPALLAELENLTVKELSLATLHSALAFTQEQALISLFSECRRADRGCVLFIRGILEVWEALRGPGTALLVQMWRAKAAGDNTLLLATTRHCDLPDELREIFPDYKDCIYRVREPNANEVINFFKPIITEIPLHPPILENNEPPPPLPRAPPPPPPRESKEEISRRKRKEDYKLRELRIFLRDICRKLASNRRFYKFTKPVDLEEVTDYLEIIKQPMDLETMMTKVDMHKYNCAKEFLDDVDLICANALEYNPDKARGVCRTSSDKQIRHEACSLRDHAHALIDVEMDSDFELECQEIARRRQEDGNNDTDLPDFIYTATTLPGFDSSHNDSKSMRTPQNGEKSESQSAKRKRRRINAWSKGLLAKRPRTSQKNFKDSPTAITDEECKENKPITSTPLPNGDASSSCSEDDVPLRRPADDSLQLAHTDNSLISTPKTSEKITKSSPKKRNSGQDASSGDAEKLLINKTELDNILYKNAKSLRAIGFEALLDLYSQLNHTIQLYSDKYDRTKLPHELHNVVTRYIQLAKK, encoded by the exons ATGCCTCGCATCATGTTTCCAGAGAGCGATACTGAGCCAGAGAAATACTCCAGAAG ATCACGTCAGGTGCGTGTATTTTTTACCGAGGGCAATGACACTCCGAATAGGAGTATGAAAATAAGAAGAAATGGTGGTGTGCGTAAAAATTATGGTGAAGATAGTGAAGACAAACCGATACAGCAAA atgTGCGTCGTAGTTGCCGTAAGCGGAAATTATTGCACCACAATTTCAATGAGAGCTGGATCACAAATGAATTGAAAGTGAAAGGATATCCTGACCTCTATGGGTTTCCTACAACAACCAGTTCATCTGATGAATTCACTTCGGGTGATGAGGCTCGGGTTAATAAGAGGAAATTG AATCAGTCAAGAAGATCTACCGCACCACCAATAACAGATGAAGATACACAGTTGTCTCGACAGCGGAGAACGTCGGGTAGAGGCAAAAATATTAAG GATGCATCCGGATCTGAATCAGAACATGAGAATAATCAAACCGTTATTGAGAAAAAGCCGCCAGAGCCAGTTAAATCAGAAGAGAAGATGGATACGTCAGACACTCGGGTTAAAGAAGAGGAGAAGGAGACGAAAGAGACTGAAAACAATGAGGATAGTGATAG CAATCAACAAAAACCAGTCCGTGGTGCTCGCGGTAAAGGAAGAACACAGCAGAAGAAAGATAGTCAGCAAGAGTCtg TATCGGAAACATCGTCATCTGAGTCCGGTAGTGAGTTAGCGTTCCGGCCACGACGTTCGAAGCGCACGCGCAAGCCCAAACCAGCTTTCGTTCAAATAACACCGCGACAGACACGCGGACGAG GTAATTCATTTACAATAAGAAAAAAACCGTATTCATTAAGAGAGAGAAATCCGAAATTGTTACGTAGGAAAACGATACGAT ctCAGTCACCTTCGTCGAGTAGTAGCACTAGCAGCACCAGCTCTGATACGGAAGAACTCAACGTGTCCATGAAGAATAAGACTAAGGGGAG ACAAAAGACAAGGTCCACGGATGATAAGAAGACTGACAGAGCTCTAAGAGATATCCAGCCTATTGAAGTAGATGGTAGCGTGCGCTTTTCATCG GTTGGAGGCCTAGAAGAACACATAAAATGCCTCCGGGAAATGGTTCTATTTCCCCTCATGTATCCAGATTTATTCCAAAAGTTCAAAACGCGGCCGGCGAAGGGCGTTCTGTTCCATGGACCACCTGGAACAGGCAAAACGCTTTTAGCAAGAGCTCTAGCAAATGAATGCAGCCTTCTGGGGGGAAGAAAAGTTGCGTTTTTTATGCGAAAAGGCGCTGACTGTTTGAAGAAGTGGGTTGGAGAGAGTGAGAGGCATTTGAAGCTTTTGTTTCAACAG GCGAACAAGATGAAGCCATCGATAATATTCTTCGACGAGATAGACGCGTTGGCTCCAGTACGAAGTGTCAGACAGGAACAAGTGCATACAAGTGTTGTGGGGACTTTATTGGCTGAAATGGACGGAGTTTGTGAGAG AGGTGAGGTGGTAGTAATAGGAGCAACTAACCGACTGGATGCGGTCGACCCCGCTTTACGTCGCGCGGGTCGTTTTGATCGAGAATTGCATTTCCCTCCGCCCCATGCGCCAGCTAGACGGGACATATTGGAGATATACACGAGAGATTGGACCCCACGACCCAACGATGACACTTTGAACTATATCGCAGAGGTCACTAATGGATATGGAG gTTCAGATTTGAAAGCGTTATGTTCTGAAGCAGTCCTAAAGGCTTTGAGAAGAGTATATCCGCAGGTGTATGAGAGCGAACACGCTCTGGTCATTGATCCCAAAAAT ATAGAAGTAACTCAAACAGACTTAGAAACAGCAATGGACGGTTTAGTGGCGGCTGGCTCCAGAAGCAGTCCCGCATCAGCTCGTCGTTTGCCCCATTACTGTCGGCCGTTGTTCTCGGTGCAAGTACAAAGTGCGGCTAATCTACTGCCTCCTATGGATAACAACAG gttAAAAGAGCTGCAACCTTCGAACGTGTTGTTAATAAGTGGGGAATGTGCGGACACACACATCGCTCCCGCGTTGCTTGCGGAGTTGGAAAATCTCACAGTTAAAGAATTAAGTCTGGCAACACTGCATTCAGCGCTTGCCTTCACGCAGGAACAGGCGCTTATTTct CTGTTCTCGGAATGTCGTCGTGCTGACCGCGGCTGTGTTCTCTTCATCCGGGGTATTTTAGAAGTGTGGGAGGCCTTACGAGGTCCCGGAACAGCTCTGTTGGTGCAGATGTGGAGGGCGAAGGCAGCTGGAGATAACACGTTGTTACTGGCCACTACTAGGCATTGTGATTTGCCTGATGAG cTTCGTGAAATATTCCCCGACTACAAAGACTGTATATACAGAGTGCGAGAGCCAAACGCGAATGAAGTTATCAACTTTTTTAAACCAATTATAACTGAGATTCCCTTACATCCGCCAATTCTCGAAAATAATGAGCCGCCGCCTCCGTTGCCTCGAG CTCCGCCCCCTCCACCGCCCAGAGAGAGTAAAGAAGAGATATCTAGAAGGAAGAGAAAGGAGGATTATAAGTTGCGGGAATTAAGGATATTTCTACGAGATATTTGCAGGAAACTAGCGTCGAATAGGCGGTTTTATAAGTTTACCAAACCTGTGGATTTAGAagag gTGACAGATTACTTGGAAATAATCAAACAGCCAATGGACCTCGAGACTATGATGACCAAAGTCGACATGCACAAATACAACTGCGCCAAGGAGTTCCTTGACGATGTCGACCTCATTTGTGCCAATGCTCTTGAGTATAATCCCGATAA GGCTAGAGGGGTTTGTAG GACATCATCAGATAAGCAGATACGCCACGAGGCGTGTTCGTTACGCGATCACGCGCACGCGTTGATAGACGTAGAAATGGACAGTGATTTTGAGTTGGAGTGCCAGGAAATTGCGAGACGGAGGCAGGAAGATGGCAATAATGACACGGACTTACCAGATTTCATATATACAGCTACTACTTTGC CCGGTTTCGATTCATCCCACAATGACAGCAAATCTATGCGGACTCCGCAAAATGGAGAAAAGAGCGAATCGCAAAGCGCGAAGCGTAAAAGAAGACGGATTAATGCGTGGTCCAAGGGATTGCTGGCTAAACGACCAAGGACCTCACAAAAG AATTTCAAAGACAGTCCTACTGCGATAACAGACGAGGAATGCAAAGAGAACAAACCGATCACTTCCACTCCTCTGCCCAATGGAGACGCGTCCTCTTCGTGCTCTGAAGATGACGTGCCTCTGCGAAGGCCTGCTGATGACTCACTGCAGTTGGCGCATACTGATAACTCTTTGATCAG
- the LOC125060746 gene encoding ATPase family AAA domain-containing protein 2-like isoform X3 translates to MVKTRRSNGENGEVEDENYSPNEAASVSDEKASNWSQRELRSSHIKVKRKIQRWPTKYNRSRLRAIKMPRIMFPESDTEPEKYSRRSRQVRVFFTEGNDTPNRSMKIRRNGGVRKNYGEDSEDKPIQQNVRRSCRKRKLLHHNFNESWITNELKVKGYPDLYGFPTTTSSSDEFTSGDEARVNKRKLNQSRRSTAPPITDEDTQLSRQRRTSGRGKNIKDASGSESEHENNQTVIEKKPPEPVKSEEKMDTSDTRVKEEEKETKETENNEDSDSNQQKPVRGARGKGRTQQKKDSQQESVSETSSSESGSELAFRPRRSKRTRKPKPAFVQITPRQTRGRAQSPSSSSSTSSTSSDTEELNVSMKNKTKGRQKTRSTDDKKTDRALRDIQPIEVDGSVRFSSVGGLEEHIKCLREMVLFPLMYPDLFQKFKTRPAKGVLFHGPPGTGKTLLARALANECSLLGGRKVAFFMRKGADCLKKWVGESERHLKLLFQQANKMKPSIIFFDEIDALAPVRSVRQEQVHTSVVGTLLAEMDGVCERGEVVVIGATNRLDAVDPALRRAGRFDRELHFPPPHAPARRDILEIYTRDWTPRPNDDTLNYIAEVTNGYGGSDLKALCSEAVLKALRRVYPQVYESEHALVIDPKNIEVTQTDLETAMDGLVAAGSRSSPASARRLPHYCRPLFSVQVQSAANLLPPMDNNRLKELQPSNVLLISGECADTHIAPALLAELENLTVKELSLATLHSALAFTQEQALISLFSECRRADRGCVLFIRGILEVWEALRGPGTALLVQMWRAKAAGDNTLLLATTRHCDLPDELREIFPDYKDCIYRVREPNANEVINFFKPIITEIPLHPPILENNEPPPPLPRAPPPPPPRESKEEISRRKRKEDYKLRELRIFLRDICRKLASNRRFYKFTKPVDLEEVTDYLEIIKQPMDLETMMTKVDMHKYNCAKEFLDDVDLICANALEYNPDKARGVCRTSSDKQIRHEACSLRDHAHALIDVEMDSDFELECQEIARRRQEDGNNDTDLPDFIYTATTLPGFDSSHNDSKSMRTPQNGEKSESQSAKRKRRRINAWSKGLLAKRPRTSQKNFKDSPTAITDEECKENKPITSTPLPNGDASSSCSEDDVPLRRPADDSLQLAHTDNSLISTPKTSEKITKSSPKKRNSGQDASSGDAEKLLINKTELDNILYKNAKSLRAIGFEALLDLYSQLNHTIQLYSDKYDRTKLPHELHNVVTRYIQLAKK, encoded by the exons ATGGTTAAAACCAGACGTAGTAACGGAGAGAACGGGGAGGTTGAGGATGAAAATTACTCCCCAAACGAAGCTGCCAGTGTATCAGATGAGAAG GCCTCCAATTGGTCTCAGAGGGAATTAAGAAGTAGTCATATTAAAGTTAAGAGGAAGATACAACGTTGGCCAACAAagt ATAACCGGAGTAGGCTCCGAGCCATTAAGATGCCTCGCATCATGTTTCCAGAGAGCGATACTGAGCCAGAGAAATACTCCAGAAG ATCACGTCAGGTGCGTGTATTTTTTACCGAGGGCAATGACACTCCGAATAGGAGTATGAAAATAAGAAGAAATGGTGGTGTGCGTAAAAATTATGGTGAAGATAGTGAAGACAAACCGATACAGCAAA atgTGCGTCGTAGTTGCCGTAAGCGGAAATTATTGCACCACAATTTCAATGAGAGCTGGATCACAAATGAATTGAAAGTGAAAGGATATCCTGACCTCTATGGGTTTCCTACAACAACCAGTTCATCTGATGAATTCACTTCGGGTGATGAGGCTCGGGTTAATAAGAGGAAATTG AATCAGTCAAGAAGATCTACCGCACCACCAATAACAGATGAAGATACACAGTTGTCTCGACAGCGGAGAACGTCGGGTAGAGGCAAAAATATTAAG GATGCATCCGGATCTGAATCAGAACATGAGAATAATCAAACCGTTATTGAGAAAAAGCCGCCAGAGCCAGTTAAATCAGAAGAGAAGATGGATACGTCAGACACTCGGGTTAAAGAAGAGGAGAAGGAGACGAAAGAGACTGAAAACAATGAGGATAGTGATAG CAATCAACAAAAACCAGTCCGTGGTGCTCGCGGTAAAGGAAGAACACAGCAGAAGAAAGATAGTCAGCAAGAGTCtg TATCGGAAACATCGTCATCTGAGTCCGGTAGTGAGTTAGCGTTCCGGCCACGACGTTCGAAGCGCACGCGCAAGCCCAAACCAGCTTTCGTTCAAATAACACCGCGACAGACACGCGGACGAG ctCAGTCACCTTCGTCGAGTAGTAGCACTAGCAGCACCAGCTCTGATACGGAAGAACTCAACGTGTCCATGAAGAATAAGACTAAGGGGAG ACAAAAGACAAGGTCCACGGATGATAAGAAGACTGACAGAGCTCTAAGAGATATCCAGCCTATTGAAGTAGATGGTAGCGTGCGCTTTTCATCG GTTGGAGGCCTAGAAGAACACATAAAATGCCTCCGGGAAATGGTTCTATTTCCCCTCATGTATCCAGATTTATTCCAAAAGTTCAAAACGCGGCCGGCGAAGGGCGTTCTGTTCCATGGACCACCTGGAACAGGCAAAACGCTTTTAGCAAGAGCTCTAGCAAATGAATGCAGCCTTCTGGGGGGAAGAAAAGTTGCGTTTTTTATGCGAAAAGGCGCTGACTGTTTGAAGAAGTGGGTTGGAGAGAGTGAGAGGCATTTGAAGCTTTTGTTTCAACAG GCGAACAAGATGAAGCCATCGATAATATTCTTCGACGAGATAGACGCGTTGGCTCCAGTACGAAGTGTCAGACAGGAACAAGTGCATACAAGTGTTGTGGGGACTTTATTGGCTGAAATGGACGGAGTTTGTGAGAG AGGTGAGGTGGTAGTAATAGGAGCAACTAACCGACTGGATGCGGTCGACCCCGCTTTACGTCGCGCGGGTCGTTTTGATCGAGAATTGCATTTCCCTCCGCCCCATGCGCCAGCTAGACGGGACATATTGGAGATATACACGAGAGATTGGACCCCACGACCCAACGATGACACTTTGAACTATATCGCAGAGGTCACTAATGGATATGGAG gTTCAGATTTGAAAGCGTTATGTTCTGAAGCAGTCCTAAAGGCTTTGAGAAGAGTATATCCGCAGGTGTATGAGAGCGAACACGCTCTGGTCATTGATCCCAAAAAT ATAGAAGTAACTCAAACAGACTTAGAAACAGCAATGGACGGTTTAGTGGCGGCTGGCTCCAGAAGCAGTCCCGCATCAGCTCGTCGTTTGCCCCATTACTGTCGGCCGTTGTTCTCGGTGCAAGTACAAAGTGCGGCTAATCTACTGCCTCCTATGGATAACAACAG gttAAAAGAGCTGCAACCTTCGAACGTGTTGTTAATAAGTGGGGAATGTGCGGACACACACATCGCTCCCGCGTTGCTTGCGGAGTTGGAAAATCTCACAGTTAAAGAATTAAGTCTGGCAACACTGCATTCAGCGCTTGCCTTCACGCAGGAACAGGCGCTTATTTct CTGTTCTCGGAATGTCGTCGTGCTGACCGCGGCTGTGTTCTCTTCATCCGGGGTATTTTAGAAGTGTGGGAGGCCTTACGAGGTCCCGGAACAGCTCTGTTGGTGCAGATGTGGAGGGCGAAGGCAGCTGGAGATAACACGTTGTTACTGGCCACTACTAGGCATTGTGATTTGCCTGATGAG cTTCGTGAAATATTCCCCGACTACAAAGACTGTATATACAGAGTGCGAGAGCCAAACGCGAATGAAGTTATCAACTTTTTTAAACCAATTATAACTGAGATTCCCTTACATCCGCCAATTCTCGAAAATAATGAGCCGCCGCCTCCGTTGCCTCGAG CTCCGCCCCCTCCACCGCCCAGAGAGAGTAAAGAAGAGATATCTAGAAGGAAGAGAAAGGAGGATTATAAGTTGCGGGAATTAAGGATATTTCTACGAGATATTTGCAGGAAACTAGCGTCGAATAGGCGGTTTTATAAGTTTACCAAACCTGTGGATTTAGAagag gTGACAGATTACTTGGAAATAATCAAACAGCCAATGGACCTCGAGACTATGATGACCAAAGTCGACATGCACAAATACAACTGCGCCAAGGAGTTCCTTGACGATGTCGACCTCATTTGTGCCAATGCTCTTGAGTATAATCCCGATAA GGCTAGAGGGGTTTGTAG GACATCATCAGATAAGCAGATACGCCACGAGGCGTGTTCGTTACGCGATCACGCGCACGCGTTGATAGACGTAGAAATGGACAGTGATTTTGAGTTGGAGTGCCAGGAAATTGCGAGACGGAGGCAGGAAGATGGCAATAATGACACGGACTTACCAGATTTCATATATACAGCTACTACTTTGC CCGGTTTCGATTCATCCCACAATGACAGCAAATCTATGCGGACTCCGCAAAATGGAGAAAAGAGCGAATCGCAAAGCGCGAAGCGTAAAAGAAGACGGATTAATGCGTGGTCCAAGGGATTGCTGGCTAAACGACCAAGGACCTCACAAAAG AATTTCAAAGACAGTCCTACTGCGATAACAGACGAGGAATGCAAAGAGAACAAACCGATCACTTCCACTCCTCTGCCCAATGGAGACGCGTCCTCTTCGTGCTCTGAAGATGACGTGCCTCTGCGAAGGCCTGCTGATGACTCACTGCAGTTGGCGCATACTGATAACTCTTTGATCAG